A stretch of DNA from Hydrogenophaga sp. SL48:
AAGATGAGCCTGCACCAGACCGGTTTCCAGGAGGTGCTGTCGCTCGCGCAGCTCACCGGCAAGTACCCGACGAACGTGTTGCTGATCGGCTGCCAGCCGCAGGAGCTGGAGGACTACGGCGGCAGCCTGCGCCCGGTGGTGAAGGCCGCGATGGAAGAGGCGCTGGCCCTGGGCGTGGACCAGATCGCGCGCTGGGGCGGTGAGCCCGCACCGCGCCGCACGCCGCTGGGCGAACGCGAGGCCGTGACCCTGGACGAACTCGCGCTGGCCGCCTACGAAACCCAACGGCCCGCATCCGACGCGGCCTGCCGGATCGGCGACGACCGCTTCATGCCCAAGGAAGCCTGAGCCATGTGCATCGGTTTGCCCATGCAGGTCACCACCACCGAGCCCGGCCACGCCTGGTGCGAAGGCCGCGGCGAGCGCCGCCGTGTCACCACGGCGCTGGTCGGTCCGCTGGAGCCCGGCGACTGGTTGCTGGTGTTCCTGGGCGACGCGCGCGAACGCATCGACGCCACCCGCGCCGCTGAAGTCAACACCGCGCTGGACCTCGTGCTCGGCGCCATGCAGGGCTTCGATGCCAGCGGCGACGCGGGCTTCACCCTGCCTTCCCAGATGACGGCCGAACAGCTGAAACAGCTCTCCGGTCAGCTTTAAAACTTCACTCAGGAGACCCCATGAACACTGCCACAGAAACCCCCAGCCGTGCCTTTGCGCTGCCCGTGCCCGACACCAACCCCGCGCCCCCGCTGGTGATGCGTCTGGCGCGCGACTTCGGTGCCGCCTGGGTCGAAGAGACCACCGTGGCCGCCTGGAGCGCGGGCGGCGGTGACCGCGTCGTGCTGCTCGCCGGCGACCCGGTGCGTTTCCCCGAAGGCCAGGACGTGGCGGCGGTGTTGCCCGAGCTGATGAAGAGCTTCCCCAACCGCTTCCAGATCGCCGTGGTGCCGCGCGACAACGAGGACGCGGTGGCGCGCCGCTACGGCTCGCAACGCTGGCCCACGCTGCTGTTCTTTCGCGACGGCCAGTACGTCACCGCCATCGCCGGCATGCAGGACTGGGACGTGTACCTGAACGGCGTGGCCGCCGCGCTCACCATGCCGCCCTCGCGCCCGCCCACCATCGGCATCCCGGTGGTGAGCCAGGGCGGCGCTGGCGCCAGCAGCGACAGCAGCTGCCACTGAACCCCACAGACCACCAAGGACACCCCATGAAAGACTTCCCCATTCCGCTCGTCGCCCTCGGCCCGGGCACCCAGTCCGAAGACGAGTCGCTGGACTACCTGCCCATGCCCAAGGACATGGACACCTACCGCCCGCCGGTGTTGCCCGAGCCCGAAGAGCTGGCCGGTCGCGACGCGGCCCGCGCGGTGCTGGACCAGGTGCTGGCGCTGCTCGACCGCACGGCCGAGCGCGGCCCGGGCGGCCAGGTGTCGCTGACCGCGTTGCCCGCGGCCGACCTGCGGCTGGTCAACCAGATCATGGGCGAGGGCGAGGCCAGCGCCCTGGTGCGCGAAGAAGACGGCGCGCTCGAAGTGCGCATCCAGGAGGCGGTGCTCGCGGGCGTGTGGCGCCTCATCACCTTCCGCACGGTGGACGGCGAACGCATGCTGATCGACGACGTGATCGAGGTCGGCCCGGTGCCCGCGCTGCTGCGCGCCATCGCGGTCGACGATGTGTGGCCCCAGGGCAGCATGCCGCAGTGGGCCGGCCCGCTGCCGCCCAACGTGCAGAACGCGCCCCTGCTGGTGGAAGAGATCCGCGACCAGGTCGCGGGATGGAAACCCGGCCAGGTCTCGCACGTGGTCAACCTCACGCTGCTGCCGGTCACGCCCGAAGACATCGGCTTTCTCGACCACCACCTGGGCACCGGCCGCGTGCTCATGCTCTCGCGCGGTTACGGCAACTGCCGCATCTCCAACACGCGCTTGCCCAACTGCTGGCGCGTGGTGTACTACAACTCGATGGACAAGGTGATCCTCAACACGGTCGAGGTGGTGGACATGCCCGAGGTGGCCATGGCCGCTCCCGAAGACCTGCGCGATTCGCACGAGCGCCTGCTCGACGTGGTGACCTACCTCGAAGGGGTGTGAACATGGCCGGCGCGGACCTCTCCAACGGATTCGAGGGCTTCGAAGGCTCGTACCTGGGCAACCGCGATGTGCTGCGCCCCGGCTCGCGCCTCGAATGCAAGATCTGCTGGTGGGTCTACGACCCGGCGCTCGGCGACCCGCAATGGCAGATCGCCCCCGGCACACCGTTCGCCGACTTGCCGCCGCACTGGCGCTGCCCGAACTGCGATGGCGATGCCGAGCAGTTCCTGATGCTGGAGGATTGAGATGAACTCCCTGCGCCGCTCCGCGTCTTCCCCCTTGCAGGGGGACCTCACCAGCAGCCCGGCAGAGCCGGCGCTGCGGTGTGTGCTGGACATGCGCGTGCAGACCCTGGTGGACTTCTACCGCCACGTGCAGACCGAGCGCATGGTGGGCATCCCTTTGCTGAACCCGGCCCTGTGCGTGGAGGCGGTCGGCTTCGAGTGGGCCGAAGGAGAAGAGGGCGCCGAGCCCGTGGCCGAAGGGGTGCTCATCACGCCCTGGTTCATGAGCCTGCTGCGCCTGCCTTCGATGAACCTCCCCCACGGCCACCGCGTGGGCTGCAAGTTCGTGCGGAACTTCGGCAGCGAACGCTTTGATTTCATCGGCGCACACGATCCCGCCATCGGCTACCACGAGACCTGTGCGCTGTTCTCCCCCATGAACGGTTTCACCGGCCAGGACCTGGCGCGCGAGACCGCGCAGGCTTCGCTGGCGCTGGTCCGTCCCCAGCCCGAACCCGACGCGGTGCCGCCCGTGGCGGCCGAGCCGCTGCCGCCGCGCCGCGGATTTTTCATGGCCCGCCGCCCGGACGCGGGAGCATCCGCATGAGCTTGGTCACCCCGGTGAACGATCTGTCCGCGCTGGCCGGCCGCCTGCGCGTGGCGCCGGGCGCGCCGCTGCCGCTGGCCTTGCAGAGCAGCCGCCAGGACTGGGCTCCAAGGCTCGCACGCGGGCAGGCCGCGAGCGCCTTGCCCGGCCTGACGGCCAGCCTGTTCAACCTCTGCAGCCACGCGCACCGCCTGTGTTCGCAGCTCGCCATCGAGGCCGCCGCGCCCGGCCTGCTGCCCGCGCCCTCGCAGGTGGCGCAGCGCCTGCGCACCGAGACCGCGCAGGAACACATCCGCCGCATCGGCCTGGACTGGCCGCGCCTGCTGGCCACCGACGCGCAGGGGTCGTGGGCCACCCTGGCGCAGGCCGCCCTGCAGGCCTGTCCGCTGCTCGCGCCCACCGCCGCAGCCGACCCCTGGCCCGCCACGCTCGCCTGGCTGGAGGATCAGCTGCTGCAGATGCCGGCCACCACCTGGCAACGTGCCTGGCAGGCCTGCGGTGCCGACTGGCTGCTCGACTGGAGCCACCGCCACACCGGCTGGCTGCCCACGCTGCTGCGCGTCGCGCGCGAGGCCGACACGGCGGCCCTGCTGGACCCGGCCACGGCCTTGCGTGCCCACGCAGACCTTGTGGGCCAACGCAGTTTGTCCGCTGCGCTGGCACTCACGCCCGGCTTCGCGCTGCTCCCCCTGTGGCACGGCGCCCCGGCCCACACCGGCCACTGGACGCGCCTGAACGACCTGCCCGGCGGCCTGCCGCTCACGCCCTGGGCGCTGCTGGGCAGCCGCATCGCCGAACTGATCCGCCTCTGCAAGCCCGATGCGCCAGGGCAGGGCGGCGCGGCCTGGCTGTCCTTCGGGTCGCTGAACACCGGGCCGCACCAGGGCATGGCCTGGGTGGAGATGGCGCGTGGCCTGCTGGTGCACCAGGTGGAGATCGACCGCGCAGATGGCGGCGCGCGCGCGGCCGATTGCCGTGTGCTCGCACCGACCGAATGGAACTTCCACCCGCAGGGTGTGGTGGCCCAACACATCGCCGGGTTGAACGCCACCGAACCCGCCGCGACCGTGGAGCGCCGCGTGCGCCTGCTCATGGCCGCGTTCGACCCCTGCGTGCCGTTTGACGTGGCGCACGGTGTACCCACCTCGAAGGAGGCACACCATGCATGAAGCCAGCCTCGCCGGCGGCGTGTTGCAGCTGGTCGAAGACACGGCGGTGAGCGAAGGGTTTTCGCGCCTGCTGTCGCTGCGGCTCGAAGCCGGCCAGCTCGCGGGGGTGGACGTGCGCGCCCTGCGTTTTGCGCTGGAGAGCCTGGCGCCCGGCACCGTGCTGGAGGGCGCTGTGATCGATATTGAAGAACCGCCCGGCCAGGCCTGGTGCATGGGCTGCGCCCAGACCGTGGCCATCCACCAGCGCGGCGACGCCTGCCCGGGTTGCGGCAGCTACCAGCTGCAACCCACGGGCGGCATGGAATTGCGTGTGATTGACATGCAAGTCAGTGATGATTGAATGAACCAGGAGACAGACCATGTGTGTTGTGTGTGGATGCAGTGACAACAGCCCGGGCCATGCCCGGCATATCCAGACCCACGCGGGCGAGGCCGGCGTGGTGCAGGTGAACCCTGGCAACGGCGACCTGCACTTCGGTGCCGGCGCGGCCCGCGTGTCGGTGCCCGGCATGAGCCAGGCCCGCGCCATCAAGCTGGAGACCGACATCCTCGGCGCCAACAACCGCGTGGCCCAGCAGAACCGTGCGCACTTCGAAGCGCACGGCGTGACCGCGCTCAACCTCGTGTCCAGCCCGGGCTCGGGCAAGACCACGCTGCTGTGCGCGACCATCGAAGCGTTGAAAAAGCACGCGCCCGGCCTGCACGTCGCGGTGATCGAAGGCGATCAGCAAACCAGCTTCGACGCCGACCGCATCCGCGCCACCGGCGCGCCCGCGATCCAGGTCAACACCGGCAAGGGCTGCCACCTCGACGCGCCCATGGTGAGCGAGGCCTTTGCGCAGCTGCACAGCCACGACGATCACGGCCATCACAGCCATCACAGCCATCACAGCCATCACAGCCATCACAGCCATGACCACGACCACCACGATCACGGGCATGGTCACCACCACCATGACGGTGCGCACAGCCTGCTGTTCATCGAAAACGTAGGCAACCTCGTCTGCCCCGCCGTGTGGGACCTGGGCGAGGCCGCCAAGGTCGCCATCCTCTCGGTGACCGAGGGCGAAGACAAGCCGCTCAAGTACCCCGACATGTTCGCTGCGGCATCGCTCATGGTGCTCAACAAGACCGACCTGCTGCCGCACGTGAAGTTCGACGTGGCGCGCTGCATCGAGCTTGCCCGGCGTGTGAACCCGACAATTGAAATCATTCAGCTCTCGGCCACCACGGGCGAAGGCATGGACGCCTGGTTGCACTGGCTCGACCACGCCATGGGCCAAGGCCATCACCACCACGAAGAACCTGCGCCTTCGGCGTCTGAAGCTGCGTTGCGTGATCGTGTGGCACAGCTCGAAGCCGAGCTGGCGCAAGCCCGCGCAGCCTTGTCTGCAGACGCCACGCATTGACTCTGGGCCAACGATGAACCGCGCTGCTTTGCCCACCGTGCTCGCCTGCGGCGCCTGGCTGAAAAACGCCGCCTGCCTGCTGGTGGATGGCCCGCCGGTCTGGTCGGCGGTGCACGGAGACCTCAGCGACCCGGCGGCCTGCGCCGCACTCGAAGCTTCGGTGCAGGCCCTGCTGGCTGAACACGGCGCGCCCATCGCGGCGGTGGCGCACGACCTGCACCCGGACTTCTTCAGCACCCAGCTCGCGGTGCAGCTCGCCGCCACGCTCGGCGTGCCCGCCATCGGCGTGCAGCACCACCACGCACACATCGCGGCCGTGGTGGCCGAACACCGCATCGAAGGCCCCGTCATTGGCCTCGCGCTCGATGGTGTGGGCCTGGGCACAGACGGCCAAGCCTGGGGTGGTGAACTGCTCTGGGTGGACGGCGCGAACTGGCAGCGCCTGGGCCACTTCACGCCCCTCGCCTTGCCCGGCGGCGACCGCGCCGCGCGCGAGCCCTGGCGCATGGCGGCGAGCGCCTTGCACGCGCTCGGCAGAGGCGATGAAATCACCACCCGTTTCGCGCCGCAAGTCGGTGAGGCCGTGGCGTCAGTCGTGCAGCAGATGTTGGCCAAAAACCTGAACTGCCCCGTCACCAGCAGCACCGGCCGCTGGTTCGACGCGGCGGCCGGTGCGTTGGGCCTGAGCGTGCGCCAGACCGACGAGGCCCAGGCCGCCATCGCACTCGAAGCCGCCGCCGCGCGCTGGCTCGCCCAACACCCCCACACCGCGCCGCTGCCCGGCGCGGTCATCGACGCCCAGAACCGCCTCGACCTGCGCGGCCTCATGCTCGCGCTGTTCGACGCCGGCCCCGATGGCGTGGACGCTGCGGCCGCGGGCTTCCACCTCGCGCTGGCCGATGCGCTGGCCGAGTGGGCTGTCCGTGCCGCCCAAGAACGCGGCAGCCGCGACGTGTGCCTCGGCGGCGGCTGCTTCTTCAACCGCATCCTGCGCGAGCGGATCACCGAGCGTCTGCAGGTGGCGCACCTGCGTGTGCACCGGCCACTCGACAAAGGCTGCGGCGACGCCGGCCTCGCGCTCGGCCAGGCCTGGGTCGCGGCCCGGCAGCTGGCCGCGATCACTTCACAAGAACAACCCACGAAAGAGACCGAACCATGTGTCTAGCCATTCCCGCCCAGCTGGTGGAGCTGCGCCCCAACGACCAGGCCGTGGTCAACCTCGGCGGCATCCGCAAAGAGATCTCCATCGCGCTGGTGGAGGGTGTGCAGGTGGGCGACTACGTGATCGTGCACGTGGGCCACGCCATTGGCGTCATCGACCCGGAAGAGGCCGAACGCACCTTGGCGCTGTTCGCCGAGATGCAGTCGACCGGGGAGGAGGGACCCAGCGCCGGGCCGCCCCAAGCTGGGTCAGCCCCCTTGGGGGGCAGCGAACCACACGAAGTGGGGAGCGTGGGGGCGGAGGTCCTTTCATGAAATACATCGACGAATTCCGCGACGGCGACCTCGCCCGCCAGATCGGCGCACGCATCGCCGCCGAAGCCCGCCCGGACCGCCGCTACAGCTTCATGGAGTTCTGCGGTGGCCACACACACGCCATCAGCCGCTACGGCGTGCTGGAACTGCTGCCGTCCAACGTGCGCATGATCCACGGCCCGGGCTGCCCGGTCTGCGTGCTGCCCATCGGCCGCATCGACCTCGCGATCCGCCTCGCGCTGGAGCGCGGCGCCATCGTCTGCACCTACGGGGACACCATGCGCGTGCCTGCCAGCGACAGCCTCTCGCTCATCAAGGCCAAGGCGCGCGGCGGCGACATCCGCATGGTCTATTCTGCGGCCGACGCCATGGCCATCGCCCGCGCGAATCCGCAGCGTGAGGTGGTGTTCTTCGCCATCGGTTTCGAGACCACCACGCCGCCCACGGCGCTCGCCATCCGCGACGCGGCGCGCGAGGACCTGGCCAACTTCAGCGTGTTGTGCTGCCACGTGCTCACGCCCTCGGCCATCACCCACATCCTCGAATCGCCCGAGGTGCGCCAGCTCGGCACGGTGCCCATCGACGGCTTCATCGGCCCGGCGCACGTGAGCATCGTGATCGGCTCCGCGCCCTACGACCACTTCGCCGAGGAATACCGCAAGCCGGTGGTGATCGCCGGCTTCGAGCCGCTGGACGTGATGCAGGCCATCCTGATGCTGGTGCGCCAGGTCAACGAGGGCCGAGCCCACGTGGAAAACGAATTCACCCGCGCCGTCACGCCCGAGGGCAACCTCAAGGCCCAGGCCCTGGTGTCCGAGGTGTTCGAGCTGCGGCCGAGCTTCGAGTGGCGCGGCCTGGGCGAGGTGCCCTACAGCGCGCTCAAGATCCGCGAGGCCTTTGCCGCCTTCGACGCCGAGCGCCGTTTCGACCTGAGCTACACGCCCGTGGCCGACAACAAGGCCTGCGAGTGCGGCGCGATCCTGCGCGGCGTGAAGAAGCCGACCGACTGCAAGATCTTCGGCACCGTCTGCACGCCCGAAAACCCGGTCGGCTCCTGCATGGTGTCGAGCGAAGGCGCCTGCGCCGCGCACTACACCTACGGACGCTTCAGGGACATCCCCATCGTCGCCGCCACCGCCCCTGTCATCGAGGAGGCCACTCCATGAGAACCGACATTCACGAAGCCGGCGGCGGCGAGGCGCCCGCGCCCAGGCCGGTGAAAAAGAACTACATCCGGCCGCTCGACATCAAACACGGCCGCATCGACATGGGCCACGGCGCGGGCGGCAAGGCCGCTGCGCAGCTGATCGAGGAGCTGTTCCTCGCGGCCTTCGACAACCCATTCCTGCGCCAGGGCGATGACGGCGCGGTGCTGTCGCTGCCGGCCTTCGACCCCGCCGAAGGGCGGCTGGTGATGGCGACCGACGGTCACGTGATCTCGCCGCTGTTCTTCCCCGGTGGCGACATTGGCTGCCTTTCGGTGCACGGCACGGTGAACGACGTCGCGATGTGTGGCGCCAAGCCGCTGTACCTGAGCGCGAGCTTCATCATCGAAGAAGGCTTTCCGCTGATTGACCTGCAGCGCATCGTGAAGTCCATGGCCGCCGCCTCGCGCGAGGCCGGTGTGCCCGTGGTCACGGGCGACACCAAGGTGGTGGAGCAGGGCAAGGGCGACGGCGTGTTCATCAGCACCACCGGCGTGGGCGTGCTGCCGCCGGGTGTGTCGATCAGCGGGCGCAACGCGCGGCCCGGCGATGTGGTGGTGCTCTCCGGCAGCATTGGCGACCACGGCGTGGCCGTGCTCTCGCAGCGCGAGTCGCTGGCCTTCGAGACCACGATCGAAAGCGACACCGCCGCGCTGCACACCCTGGTGGCCGCGATGCTGGCCGCAGCCCCGGGCGCCGTGCGCGTGCTGCGGGACCCCACGCGCGGGGGCCTCGCCACCACGCTCAACGAGGTGGCGCGCCAGTCGGGCGTGGGCATGCTGCTGCGGGAGGCCGCCATTCCCGTGAAGCCGCAGGTGGACGCGGCGTGTGAGCTGCTGGGTCTGGACCCGCTCTACGTCGCCAACGAAGGCAAGCTGATCGCGGTGGTGGCGCCCGAGGCGGCCGACGCGGTGCTCGCCGCGATGCGCGCGCACCCGCTGGGGCAGGACGCGGCGCGCATCGGCGAGGTCACGGCCGACCCGCACCACTTCGTGCAGATGGCCACGCGCTTCGGCGGGCGGCGGGTGGTGGACTGGCTGAGTGGGGAACAGTTGCCGAGGATTTGTTGATCCCCGTGCATTGTTGACCCCCCCGCGCCGCCTTCGGCGTCACCCCCCCCAGGGGGCAACGCTGGCGGCCCGGCGAAGCCGGTTCCGCGGCGTTCTGGGTTGGGGCACTTCGCGTCGGGTGATGAGCGCCATGTCGGTTGAGGTCGGGGCCCAAAACAAAAGAGACGAGGAGACGGGCATGTCGAGTGGGGTGTTTCAGAAGACCGAGAGCGGCAAGGCCGAGATCGCCCGGCGGCAGGCGGGGCTGTCGGCCGCCACGCGCACGGTGCTGATCATGGTGAACGGCAGCGATTCGGTGTCGGCCCTGATGGCGCGTGGGCTGCCGCAGCTGCAGGGACATCTGGACACGCTGCTGGCGCTGGGGTTGATCGAGCCGGTGGTGGCGCGTGCCGCGCCGGCGGCGCCGCCCACGGCACCGTCCGTCACGCTACCGCCCGTGGCGCCTCTTCCGAGCGAGGTGCCGGCGAACGCCTCGCCGCTGGCCGCAGGGCCCAGCCTTGATGCCCTGCGCCGCAAAGCCCTGGTGCATCTGGGCAACCATTTCGGACCCGACACGCCCCTCGTGGCGAAGGCCCTGCTCGCCGCGCGCACGGCCGCCGAGTTCAACGCCGCGCTGGACGGCATCGAGTCCAAACTCGCCATCTACATGGGGCGCAAGCAGGCCGCGCGCGAGCTGCAGGCACTGCGCCCCGCCACCTGAACACCCGATGAACCCCTTGCGCATCCTCCTGCTCTGCCACAGCTTCAACAGCCTCACCCAGCGGCTTTTCGCCGAGCTGCGCGCGGCGGGCCACACCCTGAGCGTGGAGCTCGACATCGCCGACAGCGTGACCGAAGAGGCCGTGGCCCTGTTCCGGCCCGACCTGGTGCTGGCGCCGTTCCTCAAGCGCCGCATCCCGGCCACGGTGTGGCAGCGCGTGACCTGCCTCGTGGTGCACCCCGGACCGCCCGGTGACCAGGGGCCGTCGGCGCTGGACTGGGCGGTCTGGCGCGGCGAGCCGCATTGGGGCGTGACGGTGCTGCAGGCCAATGGCGATTTCGATGCTGGCCCGGTCTGGGCGCACGCGGCATTTCCCCTGCGCGAGGCCACCAAGGGCAGCCTGTACCGGCGCGAGGTCACCCAGGCCGCGCTGCAGGCCTCGCGGGCCGCCGTGCAACGCTTCGCTGGTGGCGAGCGCGAAGCACCGGCGTGGACCGACGGGGCGCCGCTGGTGCGCTGGCAACCTCTCTTGCGCCAGAACGAACGCGCGGTCCACTGGGCCGAAGACAGCACCGCCACCGTGCTCGCCAAACTCCGCAGCGGCGACGGCCAGCCCGGCGTGCTCGACGCGCTCTGGGGCCAGCCCTGTTACCTGGGCGATGCTCACCCGGCCAGCGCTGCCACCATGGCCGAGTTCAGCAATGCCGAACCCGGCGCCTTGCTGGCCGTGCGCGACGGCGCGCTGCTGCGCCGCACAGTGGATGGCGGCGTCTGGATCGGCCAGGCACGCCGTGCCGACCCGCCTGGCACAACGCCTGCGCAGTGCAGTTTCAAGCAGGTGGCGGCCGAGCTGTTCGCCAGCGAAGCCGCGGGTCTGCCGCAGCGCCCGGTGTCGCCGGAGCGGGCGCCCGACGAGTGGGGCGAACTGCGCTACACCGAACACGGCCCCGAGGGTGCGCGTGTGGGCTGTCTGAGCTTCGACTTCTACAACGGCGCCATGTCCACCGCACGTT
This window harbors:
- a CDS encoding HyaD/HybD family hydrogenase maturation endopeptidase; its protein translation is MSLLPSETTCHPGGDTPAQPQTIVVLGIGNLLWADEGFGVRCIEALQRRFEFAEHVSLIDGGTQGLYLIQHVQAADALLIFDAIDYGLEPGTLKQVRDDAVPRFMGAKKMSLHQTGFQEVLSLAQLTGKYPTNVLLIGCQPQELEDYGGSLRPVVKAAMEEALALGVDQIARWGGEPAPRRTPLGEREAVTLDELALAAYETQRPASDAACRIGDDRFMPKEA
- a CDS encoding HypC/HybG/HupF family hydrogenase formation chaperone, whose product is MCIGLPMQVTTTEPGHAWCEGRGERRRVTTALVGPLEPGDWLLVFLGDARERIDATRAAEVNTALDLVLGAMQGFDASGDAGFTLPSQMTAEQLKQLSGQL
- a CDS encoding hydrogenase, which encodes MNTATETPSRAFALPVPDTNPAPPLVMRLARDFGAAWVEETTVAAWSAGGGDRVVLLAGDPVRFPEGQDVAAVLPELMKSFPNRFQIAVVPRDNEDAVARRYGSQRWPTLLFFRDGQYVTAIAGMQDWDVYLNGVAAALTMPPSRPPTIGIPVVSQGGAGASSDSSCH
- a CDS encoding hydrogenase expression/formation protein, with amino-acid sequence MKDFPIPLVALGPGTQSEDESLDYLPMPKDMDTYRPPVLPEPEELAGRDAARAVLDQVLALLDRTAERGPGGQVSLTALPAADLRLVNQIMGEGEASALVREEDGALEVRIQEAVLAGVWRLITFRTVDGERMLIDDVIEVGPVPALLRAIAVDDVWPQGSMPQWAGPLPPNVQNAPLLVEEIRDQVAGWKPGQVSHVVNLTLLPVTPEDIGFLDHHLGTGRVLMLSRGYGNCRISNTRLPNCWRVVYYNSMDKVILNTVEVVDMPEVAMAAPEDLRDSHERLLDVVTYLEGV
- a CDS encoding rubredoxin, encoding MAGADLSNGFEGFEGSYLGNRDVLRPGSRLECKICWWVYDPALGDPQWQIAPGTPFADLPPHWRCPNCDGDAEQFLMLED
- the hybE gene encoding [NiFe]-hydrogenase assembly chaperone HybE; translated protein: MNSLRRSASSPLQGDLTSSPAEPALRCVLDMRVQTLVDFYRHVQTERMVGIPLLNPALCVEAVGFEWAEGEEGAEPVAEGVLITPWFMSLLRLPSMNLPHGHRVGCKFVRNFGSERFDFIGAHDPAIGYHETCALFSPMNGFTGQDLARETAQASLALVRPQPEPDAVPPVAAEPLPPRRGFFMARRPDAGASA
- a CDS encoding hydrogenase maturation nickel metallochaperone HypA/HybF, whose product is MHEASLAGGVLQLVEDTAVSEGFSRLLSLRLEAGQLAGVDVRALRFALESLAPGTVLEGAVIDIEEPPGQAWCMGCAQTVAIHQRGDACPGCGSYQLQPTGGMELRVIDMQVSDD
- the hypB gene encoding hydrogenase nickel incorporation protein HypB; this translates as MCVVCGCSDNSPGHARHIQTHAGEAGVVQVNPGNGDLHFGAGAARVSVPGMSQARAIKLETDILGANNRVAQQNRAHFEAHGVTALNLVSSPGSGKTTLLCATIEALKKHAPGLHVAVIEGDQQTSFDADRIRATGAPAIQVNTGKGCHLDAPMVSEAFAQLHSHDDHGHHSHHSHHSHHSHHSHDHDHHDHGHGHHHHDGAHSLLFIENVGNLVCPAVWDLGEAAKVAILSVTEGEDKPLKYPDMFAAASLMVLNKTDLLPHVKFDVARCIELARRVNPTIEIIQLSATTGEGMDAWLHWLDHAMGQGHHHHEEPAPSASEAALRDRVAQLEAELAQARAALSADATH
- a CDS encoding Kae1-like domain-containing protein gives rise to the protein MNRAALPTVLACGAWLKNAACLLVDGPPVWSAVHGDLSDPAACAALEASVQALLAEHGAPIAAVAHDLHPDFFSTQLAVQLAATLGVPAIGVQHHHAHIAAVVAEHRIEGPVIGLALDGVGLGTDGQAWGGELLWVDGANWQRLGHFTPLALPGGDRAAREPWRMAASALHALGRGDEITTRFAPQVGEAVASVVQQMLAKNLNCPVTSSTGRWFDAAAGALGLSVRQTDEAQAAIALEAAAARWLAQHPHTAPLPGAVIDAQNRLDLRGLMLALFDAGPDGVDAAAAGFHLALADALAEWAVRAAQERGSRDVCLGGGCFFNRILRERITERLQVAHLRVHRPLDKGCGDAGLALGQAWVAARQLAAITSQEQPTKETEPCV
- a CDS encoding HypC/HybG/HupF family hydrogenase formation chaperone gives rise to the protein MCLAIPAQLVELRPNDQAVVNLGGIRKEISIALVEGVQVGDYVIVHVGHAIGVIDPEEAERTLALFAEMQSTGEEGPSAGPPQAGSAPLGGSEPHEVGSVGAEVLS
- the hypD gene encoding hydrogenase formation protein HypD; the encoded protein is MKYIDEFRDGDLARQIGARIAAEARPDRRYSFMEFCGGHTHAISRYGVLELLPSNVRMIHGPGCPVCVLPIGRIDLAIRLALERGAIVCTYGDTMRVPASDSLSLIKAKARGGDIRMVYSAADAMAIARANPQREVVFFAIGFETTTPPTALAIRDAAREDLANFSVLCCHVLTPSAITHILESPEVRQLGTVPIDGFIGPAHVSIVIGSAPYDHFAEEYRKPVVIAGFEPLDVMQAILMLVRQVNEGRAHVENEFTRAVTPEGNLKAQALVSEVFELRPSFEWRGLGEVPYSALKIREAFAAFDAERRFDLSYTPVADNKACECGAILRGVKKPTDCKIFGTVCTPENPVGSCMVSSEGACAAHYTYGRFRDIPIVAATAPVIEEATP
- the hypE gene encoding hydrogenase expression/formation protein HypE yields the protein MRTDIHEAGGGEAPAPRPVKKNYIRPLDIKHGRIDMGHGAGGKAAAQLIEELFLAAFDNPFLRQGDDGAVLSLPAFDPAEGRLVMATDGHVISPLFFPGGDIGCLSVHGTVNDVAMCGAKPLYLSASFIIEEGFPLIDLQRIVKSMAAASREAGVPVVTGDTKVVEQGKGDGVFISTTGVGVLPPGVSISGRNARPGDVVVLSGSIGDHGVAVLSQRESLAFETTIESDTAALHTLVAAMLAAAPGAVRVLRDPTRGGLATTLNEVARQSGVGMLLREAAIPVKPQVDAACELLGLDPLYVANEGKLIAVVAPEAADAVLAAMRAHPLGQDAARIGEVTADPHHFVQMATRFGGRRVVDWLSGEQLPRIC
- a CDS encoding enoyl-CoA hydratase-related protein, with translation MNPLRILLLCHSFNSLTQRLFAELRAAGHTLSVELDIADSVTEEAVALFRPDLVLAPFLKRRIPATVWQRVTCLVVHPGPPGDQGPSALDWAVWRGEPHWGVTVLQANGDFDAGPVWAHAAFPLREATKGSLYRREVTQAALQASRAAVQRFAGGEREAPAWTDGAPLVRWQPLLRQNERAVHWAEDSTATVLAKLRSGDGQPGVLDALWGQPCYLGDAHPASAATMAEFSNAEPGALLAVRDGALLRRTVDGGVWIGQARRADPPGTTPAQCSFKQVAAELFASEAAGLPQRPVSPERAPDEWGELRYTEHGPEGARVGCLSFDFYNGAMSTARCERLRDALLRVRERDTQVLLLLGGEGFFSNGIDLNSIEAAAHRPGDSAADASWRNIHAMNDVALGVLQTTDRLTVSVLRGNAGAGGAFLALAADQVWAHGSVVLNPHYKNMGNLYGSEYWTYLLPRRLGEAGAKDLMAQRLPLLAAEALRIGLIDHDDEGPREGFEERCLERALALAASYNQSGALAAQQARREQDEAHRPLAHYREQELARMHRNFYGFDPSYHVARHHFVHKQPHAWTPRHLAVHRL